A stretch of Podospora bellae-mahoneyi strain CBS 112042 chromosome 5, whole genome shotgun sequence DNA encodes these proteins:
- a CDS encoding hypothetical protein (EggNog:ENOG503P2FG) — protein sequence MPLKVPEWLDWYKKPEYRDIKEYSAHVNAGERPQSPTPAAIPSRLRLDRILANKTCSPMSLYDFYMYLKYIEFSAENLEFYIWYKNYEASYEKGLTPVHTKEYGAISSAAESTSSIVKESQAASSCSPKDPENGDDEDADPEKTLHRISQLIVASAMCNSRSCSPAALQLTPDQSNGKSLQITSCTSDSAPATMKLMNSDGQASRHELDTIIHLFLMPSGEKELNIPAALRAQTLADLQKSTQPSALKPVADHVYGLMHNCSHRNFVRLGVGNGTFETVCVATMLGIANLIAGYVVVMCRAFVPYRGSHTRWEAWAAWPNWWLGVSLILAGLRGSCFFLLLFSKRQRLPWERFDDNTDSVLRNEGGFLKSVSRLMIFDRRLRVKEKYLRRLQRKIVLQSLVGGAIFATIWVTVFIFLPVWKETV from the exons ATGCCGCTCAAGGTTCCAGAATGGCTTGACTGGTACAAGAAGCCCGAGTACCGGGACATCAAAGAATATTCGGCACACGTCAATGCTGGCGAGCGCCCTCAGAGCCCGACTCCGGCTGCCATTCCAAGCCGCCTGAGGCTCGACCGCATTCTCGCAAACAAGACATGTAGTCCGATGTCCCTTTATGACTTTTACATGTACCTCAAGTACATTGAGTTCTCGGCCGAGAACCTCGAGTTCTACATCTG GTACAAAAACTACGAAGCATCCTACGAAAAGGGTCTCACGCCAGTTCACACGAAGGAATATGGGGCTATTTCCAGCGCAGCAGAGTCGACTTCATCCATTGTCAAGGAAAGCCAGGCAGCCAGTTCATGCAGTCCCAAAGATCCAGAAaacggcgatgatgaggacgcAGACCCCGAGAAGACGCTTCACCGCATCTCCCAGCTCATCGTTGCCAGCGCCATGTGCAATTCCCGCTCGTGCTCACCCGCCGCCCTTCAACTCACCCCCGACCAGTCCAATGGCAAATCCCTCCAGATCACCTCCTGCACCTCCGACTCTGCTCCAGCCACCATGAAGCTCATGAACTCCGACGGCCAGGCCAGCCGCCACGAACTCGACACCATCATTCATCTCTTTCTTATGCCCTCCGGAGAGAAGGAGCTCAACATCCCCGCCGCTCTTCGAGCCCAGACTCTTGCCGACTTGCAGAAGTCGACCCAGCCCTCCGCACTCAAACCAGTTGCCGACCATGTCTACGGCCTCATGCACAACTGCTCCCACCGCAACTTTGTCCGCCTAGGAGTAGGCAATGGGACATTCGAGACAGTCTGCGTGGCAACCATGCTGGGCATTGCCAATCTCATTGCCGGCTATGTCGTCGTCATGTGCCGCGCCTTTGTCCCCTACCGGGGCTCCCACACCCGATGGGAGGCCTGGGCGGCGTGGCCCAACTGGTGGCTTGGTGTCTCGCTCATTCTTGCTGGCCTGCGAGGCAGctgcttttttcttttgttgttttccaAGAGGCAGAGGCTGCCGTGGGAGAGATTTGATGACAACACGGACAGCGTTTTGAGGAACGAGGGAGGCTTCTTGAAGTCGGTGTCAAGGTTGATGATTTTCGATAGGAGGCTGCGGGTCAAGGAAAAGTATCTGAGGAGGCTGCAGAGAAAAATTGTGTTGCAGAgcttggtgggaggggcgaTCTTTGCGACGATTTGGGTGActgtttttattttcttgCCGGTTTGGAAGGAGACGGTTTGA
- the NMT1 gene encoding glycylpeptide N-tetradecanoyltransferase (COG:H; EggNog:ENOG503NV5E; BUSCO:EOG09261SS1; MEROPS:MER0210990) — MSTESKEVGPTKEQEKAAEALVNLSSAKGTTAESEGESGSEAEETPQAGANTEAPAKKKKKSKKKKAKQALAQALGGGPPKELTAADVEADPKKAIAGLSNDQIAEFLTLNPALRNELLGAQDAPGSSDNTAKAIEAFKKLKLQDIMTGLATSGKNRKDMASYKFWSTQPVPQFDEEPKLIEEGPVRVQKVEDIPTEPIELALPQFRWVTMDLTDERQLEEVEKLLYGHYVEDDEAMFRFKYSGSLLRWSLLSPGWRKEWHVGIRTGDTLCAFISAIPTQMRVRDKILQSSEVNFLCIHKKLRGKRLAPVLIKEITRRINLDGIWQAIYTGGIVLPRPVSTCRYYHRALNWMKLYEVGFSPCPTNSTPKLQDIRFRVPENTSTRGLREMEARDLNAVQVLVEAYLKRFDLTPVWSKEEVSHWLLHNKEAPGERVIWSYVVEGDDGKITDFFSFYCLESSVIRSKKHSAIRAAYLFYYASDVALKSPDDRPALKARLNALMADMLILAKKAKFDVFNALSLMDNSLFLEQQKFHPGDGQLHYYLFNYKANPVHGGVNKRNLLEENTTLDPQLGIPTVAETLAHPAFPTAIWNLEPDRKGLCPVAEGRGGPFGINWEVHGDGPIKLVFIMGLGGLLTGWQRQTYHFGHLNRERYSVLVFDNRGMGGSGKPLMRYSSREMARDVYDLVTSEEVGFLKTGEEKRCLHVVGISLGGMIAQEFACLYPGTISSLGLCCTATEIKNYELTWLENIKSRLGMLMPKSPDESVAGVARQIFAHGWLPLPDDAEVPVAGRDPKVLPPAGTDLKEYGRFESNAQRFVAQEMHKRMDKERFGLKGFLLQLIAAGWHYKSEKQLQEMADQVGRERILVMHGTEDGMISSPHGEVLMEWLKPGKGLMVEGMGHAPSMERTKWFNELIGEWCEMGERLDGRG, encoded by the exons ATGTCGACCGAATCGAAAGAGGTCGGCCCGaccaaggagcaggagaaggctgctgaagCTCTCGTCAACCTAAGCTCTGCCAAGGGCACCACAGCCGAGTCGGAAGGGGAGTCGGGGTCCGAAGCGGAGGAAACACCACAAGCAGGCGCAAACACAGAAGCTCccgcaaagaagaagaagaagagcaagaagaagaaggccaaacAAGCTCTTGCTCAAGCCCTCGGCGGAGGCCCTCCCAAAGAGCTGACTGCCGCCGATGTCGAGGCCGACCCCAAGAAGGCCATCGCGGGCCTCTCGAACGACCAGATCGCTGAATTCCTCACCCTCAATCCTGCCTTGCGGAATGAACTTCTCGGCGCACAGGATGCCCCGGGCTCGTCGGACAACACGGCCAAAGCCATCGAAGccttcaagaagctcaagttACAGGATATCATGACCGGGTTGGCAACGAGTGGCAAGAACCGCAAGGATATGGCTTCGTACAAGTTTTGGAGCACACAACCAGTACCTCAGTTCGATGAGGAGCCCAAGCTCATCGAGGAGGGTCCCGTCAGAGTCCAAAAAGTGGAGGACATTCCAACCGAACCCATTGAACTTGCGCTTCCACAGTTCCGCTGGGTCACGATGGATCTCACGGACGAGAGGCAGTTGGAAGAGGTAGAGAAGCTTCTGTATGGTCACTAcgtggaggatgacgaggccATGTTTAGGTTCAAGTACTCTGGCTCTCTGCTGAGGTGGTCTTTGCTGTCTCCGGGATGGCGCAAGGAATGGCACGTTGGGATTCGCACTGGCGATACCCTTTGCGCTTTCATTTCTGCCATTCCAACCCAGATGCGGGTACGGGACAAGATTCTTCAAAGCTCCGAGGTCAACTTCCTCTGTATTCACAAGAAGCTCAGAGGGAAGCGCCTTGCGCCAGTGCTCATCAAGGAGATTACACGGCGCATcaaccttgatggcatcTGGCAGGCCATTTACACGGGGGGTATTGTCCTCCCTCGGCCAGTTAGTACCTGCCGATACTACCACCGCGCCTTGAACTGGATGAAGCTGTATGAGGTTGGCTTCAGCCCATGCCCAACCAACAGCACCCCCAAGTTGCAAGATATTAGGTTCAGGGTCCCCGAGAACACGTCGACTCGCGGGCTCCGTGAGATGGAAGCCAGGGATCTCAACGCGGTGCAGGTTCTGGTCGAGGCGTACCTGAAGCGCTTTGATCTGACTCCAGTGTGGTCCAAGGAAGAGGTGTCGCATTGGCTGTTGCATAACAAAGAGGCGCCTGGTGAGCGTGTGATTTGGTCATATGTTGTTGAG GGCGACGACGGCAAAATCAccgacttcttctccttctaCTGCCTCGAGTCGTCGGTCATCCGGTCCAAGAAGCACTCTGCCATTCGCGCCGCCTACCTCTTCTACTACGCCTCGGATGTTGCTCTCAAGAGCCCTGACGACCGCCCGGCCCTCAAGGCTCGTCTTAATGCTCTCATGGCTGATATGCTCATTcttgccaagaaggccaagttTGACGTGTTCAATGCGCTGTCGCTGATGGATAACTCGCTGTTCTTGGAGCAGCAAAAGTTCCACCCCGGTGATGGGCAGCTTCACTACTATCTGTTCAACTACAAGGCCAACCCTGTCCACGGTGGTGTCAACAAGAGGAatttgctggaggagaacAC GACCCTCGACCCCCAACTCGGAATCCCCACCGTGGCCGAAACGCTCGCCCATCCGGCCTTTCCGACAGCCATCTGGAACCTGGAGCCGGACCGCAAGGGGTTGTGTCccgtggcggaggggaggggagggccGTTTGGGATCAACTGGGAGGTTCACGGGGATGGGCCCATCAAGCTAGTC TTCATCATGGGCCTCGGCGGGCTTTTGACTGGCTGGCAGAGGCAGACGTATCACTTTGGGCATTTGAATCGGGAGAGGTActcggtgctggtgtttgACAAccgggggatgggggggagtgggaagcCTCTGATGAGGTACTCTAgcagggagatggcgagggatgTTTATGACCTCGTCACGTCGGAAGAGGTCGGGTTCCTGAAGAcgggagaggagaagaggtgtCTGCATGTTGTGGGAATTTCGCTCGGGGGGATGATTGCGCAGGAGTTTGCGTGTTTATACCCCGGGACCATCTCGAGTTTGGGGCTGTGCTGCACGGCGACGGAGATTAAGAATTATGAGTTGACTTGGTTGGAGAATATCaagtcgaggttggggatgttgatgcCCAAGAGTCCGGATGAGAGTGTGGCTGGGGTGGCGAGGCAGATTTTTGCGCATGGGTGGCTGCCGTTGCCAGATGATGCGGAGGTGCCTGTTGCTGGGAGAGATCCGAAAGTTTTGCCGCCTGCGGGGACGGATTTGAAGGAGTATGGGAGGTTTGAGAGTAATGCGCAGAGGTTTGTTGCGCAGGAGATGCACAAGAGGATGGATAAGGAGCGGTttgggttgaaggggttttTGTTGCAGTTGATTGCTGCTGGGTGGCATTACAAGAGTGAGAAGCAACTGCAGGAGATGGCTGATcaggtggggagggagaggatttTGGTCATGCATGGGACGGAGGATGGGATGATTAGCTCGCCGCatggggaggtgttgatggagtGGCTGAAgccggggaaggggttgatggtggaggggatgggaCATGCGCCGAGTATGGAGAGGACGAAGTGGTTTAATGAGTTGATTGGGGAGTGGtgtgagatgggggagaggttggatgggagggggtag
- a CDS encoding hypothetical protein (EggNog:ENOG503P1U1), translated as MGKPTPPAYTPGAGGSADADPDALSLHTPTGGVSDPAFPLDLDAPDLGTDDLPPLYSDIDNDAGSGAPLLPPGTQFGQSADLAPKKVDQNTGVEIFVASVFEADPKLLEKQINISAAKPPRPFVCIHGTHRQMVEENGKKTEKAVTDFEVCVELTPYLFSDVATQLSWRETRTVENNEKTCRGTVFRKRAPGYKQDIEVGTGPKPTLSEWCHRYCASHAAVKCLVLRRRVVGFDEEKLRSQLDALVRSTNYRGSVCITFPVKDEYVFIYNDCWINRWRHTNWIRWIFYLTFLWIFSWPFLYFLTKTFEVVTADWDFSRPQENGRLAYVSMSEDHIYNTWARAISRAVLGKRQTCLDHNDLVASHTDGPDVVADVMDAVNAPSFVRRGVTAIAHVNRQLGWGSDWS; from the coding sequence ATGGgcaaaccaacccctccggcCTATACACCCGGCGCCGGTGGCAGTGCCGACGCCGACCCTGACGCCTTGTCACTCCACACTCCCACCGGTGGTGTTAGCGACCCAGCCTTTCCTCTTGATCTCGACGCTCCCGACCTGGGAACTGATGACCTCCCACCTCTCTACTCTGATATCGACAATGACGCTGGCAGCGGTGCCCCTCTTTTACCACCTGGAACTCAGTTCGGCCAGTCCGCCGACCTGGCACCCAAAAAGGTTGACCAGAACACTGGAGTCGAGATCTTTGTCGCCTCGGTGTTCGAAGCCGACCCTAAGCTTCTAGAGAAACAGATCAACATCTCTGCTGCAAAGCCACCCAGGCCATTCGTGTGCATCCATGGTACTCACCGgcagatggtggaggagaacgGCAAAAAGACTGAGAAAGCCGTGACCGACTTTGAAGTCTGTGTCGAACTCACGCCCTATCTCTTCTCTGATGTCGCCACTCAGCTCTCATGGCGTGAGACACGCACCGTTGAGAATAACGAAAAGACCTGTCGAGGCACTGTCTTCAGAAAAAGAGCTCCTGGATACAAACAAGACATCGAGGTTGGCACAGGCCCCAAACCTACCCTGTCTGAGTGGTGCCACCGTTACTGCGCCAGCCATGCCGCCGTCAAATGCCTTGTCCTCCGCCGTCGTGTCGTTGGCTTTGACGAGGAGAAACTTCGAAGTCAGCTCGACGCTCTCGTCCGCAGCACCAACTACCGCGGCAGCGTCTGCATCACCTTCCCGGTCAAGGACGAATATGTATTCATCTACAACGACTGCTGGATCAACAGGTGGCGCCACACGAACTGGATCCGCTGGATCTTCTATCTCACCTTCCTGTGGATCTTCTCCTGGCCATTCTTATACTTCTTAACCAAGACCTTTGAGGTTGTGACGGCCGATTGGGACTTTTCCAGGCCGCAGGAAAATGGCAGACTGGCCTATGTCAGCATGTCGGAGGATCATATCTACAATACCTGGGCGAGGGCCATCAGCCGTGCTGttttggggaagaggcagaCGTGTCTGGACCACAATGATCTTGTTGCGTCTCACACTGATGGGCCGGATGTTGTGGCTGACGTTATGGACGCGGTCAATGCTCCGAGCTTTGTGAGACGAGGTGTCACGGCCATTGCGCATGTCAACCGTCAGCTCGGATGGGGTTCGGACTGGTCGTGA
- a CDS encoding hypothetical protein (EggNog:ENOG503PE37; COG:Q): MSSPKTYLITGTTSGIGLALVQHLLSQSQNVIATGRNIVSRFPSDLVTSHPDNLKLLELDIASPLPHLQSIAAQAWDLFPGGIDVLFNNAGMSAMKPFEEASEEYISQIYTVNLFGPMRLTQAFLPLFRNNRKGVTIAFTSSSSTYTPLPFMSHYSASKSALSTTITSLAKELLPFHISVLAFECGGTVTNLGQPRQSSPSPSPSSSSLLSSPPPPQETPYAQGITSLITMFTRDPPAYMPGSPSKMAKTMVSVINKIQKGEKVPVRLVLGSDAWESVNQNLDETQQVLQEWKHVSWGTDRDGVKGGAEGDYLRAVSIL; the protein is encoded by the exons ATGTCCTCCCCCAAGACCTACCTCATAACCGGCACCACCTCCGGCATCGGCCTCGCCCTagtccaacacctcctctcccaatctCAAAACGTCATCGCCACGGGGAGAAACATCGTCTCCCGTTTCCCCTCCGACCTTgtcacctcccaccccgacAACCTCAAGTTGTTAGAACTAGACatcgcctcccccctcccccacctccaatcCATCGCCGCCCAAGCCTGGGACCTTTTCCCAGGCGGCATCGACGTCCTATTCAACAACGCAGGCATGTCAGCCATGAAACCCTTCGAGGAAGCCTC CGAAGAATACATCTCCCAAATCTACACCGTCAACCTCTTCGGCCCCATGCGCCTCACCCAAGCATTTCTACCTCTCTTCCGGAACAACCGCAAGGGCGTAACAATagccttcacctcctcctcatcaacctacacccccctccccttcatgtCCCACTACTCCGCCTCCAAatccgccctctccaccacaatcacctccctcgcgAAGGaactcctccccttccacatCTCCGTCCTGGCCTTCGAATGCGGTGGCACAGTCACCAACCTTGGCCAACCGCGCCaatcatccccctccccctccccctcctcctcctccctcttatcatcaccaccaccaccacaagaaACACCCTACGCCCAAGGAATAACCTCCCTGATAACCATGTTCACCCGTGATCCGCCGGCTTACATGCCCGGGTCCCCCTCCAAAATGGCAAAAACCATGGTCTCAGTCATCAACAAGATCCAAAAGGGCGAAAAGGTACCCGTCAGATTGGTCCTAGGGAGCGATGCCTGGGAGAGCGTGAACCAAAATCTGGACGAGACGCAGCAAGTCCTGCAGGAGTGGAAACACGTCAGCTGGGGGACCGATCGGGACGGGGTCAAGGGGGGCGCGGAGGGGGATTACCTTCGTGCTGTTAGTATCTTGTGA
- a CDS encoding hypothetical protein (EggNog:ENOG503NY6Y; COG:S): MEKKRKLPARAAARVEQAAKRRHTDSTPKSVSKSATPTPAPAAEPEPAPVEEVPKPLPKSISAGKPLPTVASPQPHDLSNKDYQSVTESGVLSESLARSRQQWMSEAIFPKYWSKPVKKKGQIIEEPNNPPKDSMVKLGNVTIIVEPHSFEATMYAVKDPKPPPPPPITQRPVLQYGPPNGVMPPPATPKVTQSAEPPSPAPAPATQPPSQAQTQTKAPSQARPQTQTPTQTPTLPAAQPAGVNPQGPGQPPAPNQPPAPEVSRMTPTIPAALPRPVASPRGMESVLSPGTVTPQPPARPHITAPFGTQPPRLPPSPNPTMVAGAGAAAFPAGQSPALAKPPMNGAPAAPGTPAQGKPAPGTDPIILMLASRAGTDAELRDLMKRVANGEAAKQELARFQAIIDAITAENKRSGSTAGPSAERLLVDGRTVKYFADEVKAILDIVLTSNAKQTSADLRAPNGCDPLIVALVKKALDDIKTREMVRRVAENKTQFSDATDLKLIIDQLRTALKEKEAHPPKTPASATTPTVAKHTNGVNGSGNNSASSTPVPQTAPQAQQALRSKGPPPPPKPDYSAVLFEFAGGNGDRYMFPKFSILEQMPMSPGAGQQVVASFLVVRRGSKSEYPQADPDQDYYEPLTVRLFAPSGRHLDNLFRVVAPQEEVRRYMEGIMETMTRSEYVLLAMRLPRRDGTETEDTEMGGITNGAAKDKEAEMEEREKKPAHQTPSAPQVLWATNPPKIEMTELSSRSRGSGKHPKVEMQELASRSRGLVYNGVEAADEDAQYQSFIATVAGKASRE, translated from the exons atggagaagaagaggaagcttCCAGCACGCGCTGCCGCCCGGGTTGAGCAGGCTGCCAAACGGAGGCATACCGATTCGACACCAAAGTCCGTCTCCAAATCTGCGACGCCGACACCTGCCCCGGCTGCAGAACCAGAACCCGCCCCGGTTGAAGAGGTTCCAAAGCCGTTACCGAAATCGATCAGTGCTGGCAAGCCCCTGCCAACCGTCGCCTCGCCACAACCACACGATCTCTCAAATAAGGATTATCAGTCGGTGACAGAAAG TGGTGTCCTTTCCGAGTCTCTCGCACGATCACGGCAGCAATGGATGTCGGAAGCCATATTCCCAAAGTATTGGTCCAAAccggtcaagaagaagggacaAATCATTGAGGAACCGAACAACCCGCCAAAGGACAGCATGGTGAAGCTGGGAAATGTGACCATTATCGTGGAGCCGCACAGTTTCGAGGCAACCATGTATGCTGTCAAGGACCCGAaaccgcctccgcctccaccgaTCACCCAGCGACCAGTTCTGCAATATGGTCCCCCGAATGGGGTCATGCCTCCACCGGCTACCCCAAAAGTGACACAATCTGCCGAGCCGCCGTCTCCTGCTCCCGCGCCAGCGACTCAACCTCCAAGTCAAGCTCAGACACAGACGAAAGCACCAAGTCAGGCGCGACCGCAAACCCAGACACCGACCCAGACTCCCACTCTTCCGGCGGCGCAGCCAGCTGGGGTAAATCCGCAAGGACCGGGTCAGCCGCCAGCTCCCAACCAACCGCCGGCTCCAGAAGTATCGCGCATGACGCCCACCATACCTGCAGCTCTGCCTAGACCAGTTGCCTCTCCACGAGGCATGGAATCAGTCCTGTCTCCAGGAACAGTCACCCCGCAACCACCAGCGAGGCCACATATCACGGCGCCGTTTGGCACCCAGCCGCCACGACTTCCACCTTCGCCCAATCCCACCATGGTGGCGGGCGCAGGCGCTGCGGCTTTCCCTGCCGGGCAAAGCCCCGCGCTGGCTAAACCTCCGATGAATGGTGCTCCGGCGGCCCCAGGGACACCTGCGCAAGGAAAACCGGCGCCGGGAACAGATCCGATCATCTTGATGCTGGCCTCTAGAGCAGGGACTGATGCCGAGCTGCGAGATCTCATGAAGCGTGTCGCCAATGGCGAAGCTGCCAAACAAGAGCTTGCCCGATTCCAGGCCATCATTGATGCCATCACAGCGGAGAATAAGCGCAGCGGTAGCACCGCTGGGCCTTCAGCTGAAAGGCTACTGGTAGACGGCCGTACAGTGAAGTACTTTGCGGATGAAGTCAAGGCCATCCTGGACATTGTCTTGACCTCTAATGCCAAGCAAACATCTGCAGATTTGAGAGCGCCGAATGGGTGCGATCCGCTCATTGTGGCCTTGGTCAAAAAGGCCCTGGACGACATTAAGACGAGGGAAATGGTCCGACGTGTAGCGGAGAACAAGACCCAGTTCTCAGACGCTACTGACCTGAAGCTGATAATTGATCAGCTGCGGACGgcgttgaaggagaaggaagcccACCCCCCGAAGACGCCAGCGTCGGCAACGACACCTACAGTAGCCAAGCACACCAACGGAGTGAATGGCAGTGGCAACAATTCGGCCTCCTCTACACCAGTCCCACAAACGGCGCCTCAGGCACAGCAAGCCCTTCGATCCAAaggaccaccaccgcctcccaaGCCAGATTATTCGGCTGTCCTTTTTGAGTTTGCTGGTGGCAACGGTGATCGATACATGTTTCCGAAATTCAGCATTCTGGAACAGATGCCAATGTCTCCCGGAGCGGGACAGCAAGTCGTGGCGTCTTTCCTGGTAGTCCGCCGGGGCAGCAAGTCAGAGTATCCGCAGGCGGACCCCGACCAAGATTATTACGAGCCCCTCACCGTTAGGCTCTTTGCTCCCAGCGGCCGCCACCTCGACAATCTCTTTCGAGTTGTGGCTCCTCAAGAAGAGGTTCGGCGCTATATGGAGGGGATAATggagacgatgacgaggtcaGAGTATGTTCTGCTGGCCATGCGGCTGCCGAGGCGCGACGGCACAGAGACAGAAGATACCGAGATGGGCGGAATAACCAACGGGGCcgccaaggacaaggaggccgagatggaagaaagggaaaagaagccGGCACACCAAACCCCGTCTGCCCCGCAGGTTTTGTGGGCCACCAACCCGCCCAAGATCGAGATGACTGAGCTGAGCTCACGGTCTAGGGGTAGCGGCAAGCACCCCAAGGTGGAAATGCAGGAGCTGGCCTCACGgtcgagggggttggtgtatAATGGTGTGGAGGCAGCCGACGAAGATGCGCAGTACCAAAGTTTTATTGCGACGGTGGCTGGCAAGGCGAGCAGGGAGTag
- a CDS encoding hypothetical protein (MEROPS:MER0017239; EggNog:ENOG503Q6UJ; COG:S), giving the protein MSLERLTQAALSRSSASRMLGPAAISGLFVGLVLGVPVAVYALFLGLSSIPFFQRQFLYAHNIHSLWWPGARKRSNQAQRYGFAKNQATPFLLGTPDNESLYAWHVLPLTLYSKHSPTLISRPDEGTCHKDFTKTLQYDLLLNDPDAKVVVSFHGNAGHLLQSHRPRVYHTLSLNHHLFTLSYRGFGLSTGSPTEDGLKTDAISLLNFLLNECRVPPQRIALLGQSLGTAVVAAVTHHFAVNHQIDFAGSVIVAGFSSLPAMLSGYRIAGFIPVLRPLSWWPWLLRVVIGRVVDKWESAARWQETTREVKRRGGRLRLEMVHAKNDWDIPAEEDDKVFRAAVGGLVGDKLTEGDIDRLKGERVVKDENQGFVAEWMEEGVVVRQELVPFGGHNDVTFYAPTLLAIMRSFEGVEE; this is encoded by the exons ATGTCCCTGGAACGACTCACTCAGGCTGCTTTGTCCCGGAGCTCTGCATCAAGGATGCTGGGCCCGGCTGCTATCTCCGGCCTCTTCGTGGGGCTTGTTCTCGGTGTTCCTGTTGCCGTATATGCTCTGTTTCTTGGGTTGAGCTCGATACCATTCTTTCAGCGCCA GTTCTTATATGCCCACAATATCCACAGCTTGTGGTGGCCAGGCGCTCGAAAGAGAAGCAACCAGGCCCAACGATACGGCTTCGCAA AAAACCAagcaacccccttcctcctcggcaccccTGACAACGAATCCCTCTACGCCTGGCACGTCCTCCCCCTAACCCTCTACAGCAAACATTCCCCCACCCTTATCTCGCGCCCCGACGAGGGCACATGTCACAAAGACTTCACCAAAACCCTGCAGtacgacctcctcctcaacgacccCGACGCCAAAGTGGTCGTATCCTTCCACGGCAACGccggccacctcctccaatccCACCGTCCCCGAGTCTACCACACCCTTTCTCTCAATCACcacctcttcaccctctcctaCCGCGGCTTCGGCCTCTCCACCGGCTCCCCCACCGAAGACGGCCTCAAAACcgacgccatctccctcctcaacttcctcctcaacgaaTGCCGCGTCCCACCTCAGCGCATCGCTTTACTCGGGCAGTCCCTCGGCACGGCTGTCGTCGCCGCAGTGACGCATCATTTTGCTGTTAACCACCAAATCGACTTTGCTGGCTCGGTCATTGTCGCTGGATTTAGCTCGTTGCCCGCTATGCTGAGCGGGTATCGCATCGCGGGCTTCATCCCCGTGTTGAGGCCGCTGTCTTGGTGGccttggttgttgagggtggtgataggtagggtggtggataaGTGGGAGAGTGCCGCTCGCTGGCAGGAAACCACGCGTGAGGTGAAGCGAAGGGGGGGtaggttgaggttggagatggtgcaTGCGAAGAACGATTGGGATATTcctgcggaggaggatgacaaGGTGTTTAGGGCTGCGGTGGGGGGGCTGGTGGGGGATAAGTTGACGGAGGGTGATATTGAcaggttgaagggggagagggtggtgaaggatgAGAACCAGGGGTTTGTGGCCGAGTggatggaggaaggggtggtggtaaggCAGGAGTTGGTTCCTTTTGGAG GACACAACGATGTCACGTTTTATGCGCCAACGCTGTTGGCTATCATGAGGTCAtttgaaggggtggaagagtgA